One segment of Moorella sp. E308F DNA contains the following:
- a CDS encoding valine--tRNA ligase, with protein MAALDKVYDPKAVEEKWYRYWTQKGYFRGPLPAAGQQPFSIVMPPPNVTGSLHLGHALDNTLQDILTRWHRMRGDATLWVPGTDHAGIATQARVEEELAKEGLSKYDLGREKFLERVWAWKNEYGDRITRQLRLLGTSCDWSRERFTMDEGCSRAVREVFVRLYEKGLIYRGNYIINWCPRCQTTISDIEVEHEEEDGRLWYIRYPFKDGSGSITVATTRPETMLGDTAVAVNPEDERYRDLIGKTLILPLVNREIPLIADSYVDPSFGTGAVKITPAHDPNDFEVAARHNLPAITVIGKDAVMTEEAGPYAGMDRYACREKIVSDLKTQDFLVKVEDHTHAVGHCYRCGTVIEPLVSPQWFVRMAPLAAPAIRAAKEGKVRFIPERFTKIYLNWLENIRDWCISRQLWWGHRIPVWYCQQCGEEICAVEDPVECPACGSTALEQDPDVLDTWFSSALWPFSTLGWPEDTPELKTFYPTSVLVTGRDIIFFWVARMLFMGLEFMGQVPFREVLIHGLVLDAQGRKMSKSLGNGVDPMEVIEKYGADCLRFMLVTGNTPGNDLRFHPERLEGTRNFTNKIWNAARFALLNLEDFKPVPLEPKELALPDRWILSRLNRLIREVTEGLEAYEIGEVARLLYDFFWGEFCDWYIELIKPRLYGKDQKARQVAQGVLVEVLGKSLLLLHPFMPFITEEIWQHLPGKRESIMISSWPRALPELDDDDAEKAMALVMAVIRAIRNLRSEMNIPPGRPAEVILVAEAEEDRQILQQASLYLEVLAAASPVQVKAALSQPPARAATAVTGGVQVFLPLAGLIDLEKEQARLEKELKNTRAELEKVEKKLAREDFRTKAPAAIVAKEEARAAELKSKITALSQRLSFLKG; from the coding sequence TTGGCTGCGCTAGATAAGGTCTACGATCCTAAAGCCGTAGAAGAAAAATGGTACCGCTACTGGACGCAAAAAGGCTATTTCCGCGGTCCCCTGCCGGCAGCGGGCCAGCAACCCTTCAGCATAGTTATGCCCCCGCCCAACGTTACCGGGAGCCTGCACCTGGGACATGCCCTGGATAATACCTTGCAAGACATCCTTACCCGCTGGCACCGTATGCGGGGGGATGCCACCCTGTGGGTGCCGGGTACCGACCATGCCGGTATAGCCACCCAGGCCCGGGTGGAAGAAGAGCTGGCCAAGGAAGGTTTGAGCAAATATGACCTGGGCCGGGAGAAGTTCCTGGAGCGAGTCTGGGCCTGGAAGAACGAGTACGGTGACCGCATTACCAGGCAGCTGCGCCTCTTAGGTACCTCCTGCGACTGGAGCCGGGAGCGTTTTACCATGGACGAGGGCTGCTCCCGGGCCGTGCGCGAGGTCTTTGTCCGCCTCTACGAAAAGGGCCTTATATACCGGGGCAACTATATTATTAACTGGTGTCCCCGCTGCCAGACCACCATTTCCGATATCGAGGTGGAACACGAGGAAGAGGACGGCCGCCTCTGGTATATCCGCTATCCCTTTAAAGACGGTAGCGGCAGTATCACCGTGGCCACCACCCGACCGGAAACCATGCTGGGCGATACGGCCGTAGCCGTGAACCCGGAGGACGAACGTTACCGGGACTTAATCGGGAAAACCCTGATCCTCCCCCTGGTCAACCGGGAAATCCCCCTGATCGCCGACAGCTACGTCGATCCTTCCTTTGGTACCGGTGCTGTCAAAATTACCCCGGCCCATGATCCCAACGACTTTGAAGTGGCAGCCCGGCATAATCTCCCCGCCATTACCGTCATCGGCAAGGACGCGGTGATGACGGAAGAAGCAGGTCCCTACGCGGGTATGGACCGCTACGCCTGCCGCGAGAAAATAGTTAGTGACCTGAAAACCCAGGACTTCCTGGTCAAGGTGGAAGACCACACCCATGCCGTGGGGCACTGTTATCGCTGTGGTACTGTGATTGAGCCCCTGGTCTCACCCCAGTGGTTCGTGCGCATGGCTCCGCTGGCGGCACCGGCCATCCGGGCAGCGAAAGAAGGCAAGGTACGATTTATCCCGGAACGCTTCACGAAAATATATCTGAACTGGCTGGAGAATATTCGCGACTGGTGCATATCCCGCCAGCTCTGGTGGGGCCACCGCATTCCCGTCTGGTACTGCCAGCAGTGCGGTGAAGAAATATGCGCCGTAGAAGACCCTGTGGAGTGCCCGGCCTGCGGCAGTACAGCCCTGGAACAGGATCCCGATGTCCTGGATACATGGTTCAGCTCCGCCCTCTGGCCTTTTTCCACCCTGGGATGGCCGGAAGACACACCGGAACTGAAAACCTTCTATCCTACTTCCGTCCTGGTAACAGGCCGGGATATCATCTTTTTCTGGGTCGCCAGGATGCTTTTCATGGGCCTGGAGTTCATGGGCCAGGTGCCCTTCCGCGAGGTTCTTATCCACGGCCTCGTCCTGGACGCGCAGGGGCGCAAGATGAGCAAATCCCTGGGAAACGGCGTCGATCCCATGGAGGTTATCGAAAAATATGGCGCCGACTGCCTGCGCTTTATGCTGGTTACCGGCAACACGCCGGGGAACGATCTCCGTTTTCATCCCGAACGCCTGGAGGGCACCCGCAATTTCACCAATAAAATCTGGAATGCGGCCCGCTTTGCCCTCTTGAATCTAGAGGACTTTAAACCCGTGCCCCTTGAACCAAAAGAGCTGGCCCTGCCCGACCGCTGGATTTTAAGCCGTTTGAACCGGCTTATTCGCGAGGTCACGGAGGGCCTCGAGGCCTATGAAATCGGTGAAGTGGCCCGGCTCCTTTATGACTTTTTCTGGGGTGAATTTTGCGACTGGTATATTGAACTAATCAAACCCCGCCTGTACGGCAAGGATCAAAAAGCCCGGCAGGTGGCCCAGGGAGTCCTCGTGGAAGTCCTGGGTAAAAGCCTGCTGCTCCTCCATCCCTTTATGCCCTTTATTACCGAAGAAATATGGCAGCATTTACCGGGAAAAAGAGAGAGCATCATGATCAGCTCCTGGCCCCGGGCTTTGCCGGAGCTGGATGACGATGACGCAGAGAAGGCCATGGCACTCGTAATGGCTGTCATCAGGGCTATCCGCAACCTGCGCAGCGAAATGAATATACCCCCGGGACGGCCGGCCGAGGTTATCCTGGTAGCAGAAGCGGAGGAAGATCGACAGATATTGCAGCAGGCCTCCCTTTACCTGGAAGTGCTGGCGGCGGCCAGCCCGGTGCAGGTGAAGGCTGCTTTATCCCAGCCACCCGCCCGGGCGGCAACGGCGGTCACCGGCGGCGTCCAGGTGTTCCTGCCTCTGGCGGGCCTTATCGACCTGGAAAAGGAACAGGCCCGCCTGGAAAAGGAACTCAAGAATACCCGGGCCGAGCTGGAGAAGGTGGAAAAGAAACTGGCCAGGGAAGACTTCCGCACCAAAGCCCCGGCGGCCATTGTAGCCAAGGAAGAAGCCCGGGCGGCAGAATTAAAGAGCAAGATAACGGCTTTGAGCCAGCGCCTGAGCTTCCTAAAGGGTTAG
- a CDS encoding bifunctional folylpolyglutamate synthase/dihydrofolate synthase: MDYKEALEFLRRLTKFGFNLGLERIRELTRRCGVPQERLRFIHIGGTNGKGSVAAMVASILKEAGYRVGLFTSPHLHSYTERMRINGVPIPEERLAALLTWFKPVLEAMVAAGYEHPTEFEVSTAVALKYFAEEGVDLAVLEVGLGGAIDSTNVISSALVSCITNVGMDHMEYLGNNIAEIARVKAGIIKDGGVVVTAARRPAVLEEISRTCREKGATLYRVGRDVTWQERRVSLAGGEFDLQGLLGTYEGLKISLLGRHQLENAATAVTVVEAAVRHHGLGVTEEHIRHGLVQASWPGRLEIMHREPMVVIDGAHNVDGARTLRRALEELFSYRRLILVLGMLADKEREKVVAELAPKSAVVIVTRPNNPRAGNWQSLAGFVRRYGEQVEVIEEIPEALDRALNIAGPSDLICVTGSLYMVADAREWLKKLKKEDSICR; this comes from the coding sequence GTGGATTATAAAGAAGCCCTTGAATTTTTGAGGCGGCTGACAAAATTTGGCTTTAATCTGGGCCTGGAGCGGATTAGAGAACTCACCCGCCGCTGCGGTGTGCCCCAGGAACGGTTGCGTTTTATCCACATTGGCGGGACCAACGGCAAGGGTTCGGTAGCCGCCATGGTTGCCAGTATCCTGAAGGAGGCCGGTTACCGGGTAGGTCTTTTTACTTCACCCCACCTGCATTCCTATACCGAACGGATGCGGATTAATGGCGTGCCTATCCCCGAAGAGCGCCTGGCAGCTCTCCTGACATGGTTTAAGCCGGTATTAGAGGCCATGGTGGCCGCAGGTTATGAACACCCGACGGAATTTGAAGTAAGTACGGCGGTGGCGCTGAAATATTTTGCCGAAGAGGGTGTTGACCTGGCAGTCCTGGAGGTCGGTTTAGGAGGGGCTATCGATTCTACCAATGTTATATCTTCAGCCCTGGTAAGTTGCATTACCAATGTAGGCATGGATCACATGGAGTACCTGGGGAACAATATAGCTGAGATCGCCAGGGTCAAGGCCGGTATCATCAAAGACGGCGGCGTCGTGGTGACTGCGGCCCGTCGCCCCGCGGTCCTGGAAGAAATCAGCCGTACCTGCCGGGAAAAGGGAGCCACCCTTTACCGCGTGGGCCGGGATGTCACTTGGCAGGAGCGCCGCGTCTCCCTGGCCGGGGGCGAGTTTGACCTGCAGGGCCTGCTGGGAACTTATGAGGGCCTTAAAATCTCCCTGCTGGGCAGGCACCAGCTGGAAAATGCCGCTACAGCCGTTACTGTGGTTGAAGCTGCCGTGCGCCACCATGGCCTTGGGGTTACAGAAGAGCATATCCGCCATGGCCTGGTGCAGGCCTCCTGGCCGGGGCGGCTGGAAATTATGCACCGGGAGCCCATGGTAGTCATCGATGGCGCCCATAATGTTGATGGGGCCAGGACTCTCCGTCGGGCCCTGGAAGAATTATTCTCTTACCGGCGGCTGATCCTGGTGCTGGGTATGCTGGCTGACAAGGAGCGCGAAAAGGTAGTGGCCGAGCTGGCCCCGAAGTCCGCAGTGGTAATTGTTACCCGGCCCAATAATCCCCGTGCCGGAAACTGGCAGTCCCTGGCGGGCTTTGTGCGCCGGTATGGAGAACAGGTAGAAGTTATTGAAGAAATTCCTGAAGCCCTGGACCGCGCTTTGAATATTGCCGGTCCGTCTGACCTCATCTGTGTAACAGGATCATTGTACATGGTGGCAGATGCCAGAGAATGGCTTAAGAAGCTTAAAAAAGAGGATTCTATCTGCCGGTAG